TAACAATAATTTAGTTTGCTGAGCATTATCTGGGAAAACGATTGCTTTCCTGCCCAGtcggtaaaaaaaagaaaaagaggtggTGTTGCAGTCAAaggaaggtattaactttgaacttAACTTGCCACCTAATTTTGGAGGCTCCACATCTTGCAACTTCAGTTAGTTTCTTCTGTGATTGATGAGATTGTTTTTAGCATGCATGTATTTAAATGAAACACACACCTTTCAAGTTTGTCTGTGGAATTTTCCCTCTCCAAAAGCAACAAGCTGCAATATCCCAACAATTTACCCCTCTCCATGTACGATAGATCCTCACGTTGGATGTTAAAGTTTACTACAATTATGTGAGAAGCAACAGGATTTGATGGAATTTGCAAAATCTTTAGGATGAAGCAGGCATATTTAGAGGAAATTAAGAGGGATAAGAAATTGTTGAAGCCCAAGGTGATCTATTGCTTTAGCTTGACTTTTACTTACTCTTTCTTGCTAACTGTTCTTCATAGTACCTTCACTTCTGCATGGCAGAAGATCTGAAGTTCTTGTTTAATGGTTAAATAATGGCGATTTTTAGTTAATTTTATACTCCTTTATTAGAATTTAACTAGTCTAATGGATAAGTGAACCATTTGAGGGCATATTGCTGCCTATGAAGGTCTGTTGAGATGGGTATATATTCACTTTTGTATTCTGGTTCTTTGGAATAGATTAAGAACTTGTATTGTAATGGTAGTGATGGGTATCCTTAGGTGAATTTCTTTATTAGATTTGTTGGAATTTCAAAGTAATACAGCCATAGAATCTAGAGGAGAGCTTTAAGATTTTCATTACTTTTTCGTTCCTTTGAAGGACCTAATGGCAGATCTAATGGGATCCCTCAACTGCTGTTTAACTAATTGAGGCCCTGTTGGCTGGCTGGTGATCCCAGTAGGAACCATTTTCCAAGATTTTCAGGTGACTgacatgaaggtggttggatcggTCAGCATTCAAAGTGAAGCATCTCTACACTTAGTTCCACTGGCAAATAAAACAGCAGAATTGAACTTACTATGGTTTGCAATGCTTATGAAAGTATTCTGATAATTTGCTTACCATAGCTCATAGGCCGTAATGGGACTTGTCAAAATTTAAAAAGATGCAGCAATACAAGCTTAATAAAATCGCATAATGTAGGTGTTCTTCAGATTATGTTTGTTTTCTTTGATACACATGACATACTTGCATTTCACCTCCGTAGATATAGTTGCTGTTTCTTCTCATTCATACACCGGATGATTATGATTGGCTACTGTAGTTTCTTAACTTACATCTATGGTTTTATAAATTTCTTTTCCCTAGggtgtatatatgtttatatttcaCATTTGTTCTAGGCATACATGCTTGCTCATGATTATCCTTTCATAGCTTTCCATTGTATTCTGCATGTCAATTAGTTAACACTGAATTGTGCATGGACTTGCAGAAAGTAAGTCAACAAATGATGGTAGCAGGGACCAGCCAGTTGCTCCACTAGCATCTGGTTCTACCACCACTAGTAATGCTGAAAGCAGTTCATCTGCTTCTAAAGTAGGGGAGGATCTAAAGGTTGCATCCCAATTGCGGAAGTTCGCCTTCAATGAGCTCAAGTCTGCAACAAGAAACTTTAGGCCAGAAAGCCTCCTTGGAGAGGGAGGATTTGGTTGTGTCTTTAAGGGATGGATTGAAGAGAATGGAACTGCTCCTGTGAGACCTGGTACAGGACTTACTGTTGCAGTCAAAACCCTAAACCATGATGGTCTTCAAGGTCATAGAGAATGGCTGGTACGTTGTTCAGAAAATACTAGCTTTGAGTAATGAGTAACAAGCATATTTTCCTTACCATGTGTCCTTAGTTGATGAAAATTTGTGATGTAATTTCCTTTTCATTTACCTTCAGGCTGAAGTTAACTATCTTGGTGAACTTCAACATCCAAATTTGGTAAAGTTGATCGGGTATTGCACTGAAGATGATCAAAGATTGCTAGTGTATGAGTTTATGCCTCGTGGAAGTTTGGAAAACCATCTTTTCAGAAGTATACAACTCACCATGCCTTGGATCTTTTATGTTTGTTTCAATATCCAACTGTTTTATGTATTAAGAAAGCCTTTTCCCTTTTGTTGAATCCTATCACTATTTCCTGAACCTGGTTGAAAGTCGAAATATTTACCTGACAAACAATTTCTTTCTTTTACTTGTTTAATATATCAGTGGTGAGTTTCATTTTGTGCTATTATAGTTAACTCTATATTATGTCCATGTTGAAGGCATGTGGGAAGCATATGGCATTTAAAGCCCTTGAGTTTAGTCGATATGCTGCTATTACTTTCGTATATTTCAGTGTTAAGTCTTCATTTAGGCTTGTTCCTAGTCAAGGTCTAAAAGCAGTGAAATATAGGTAATGCTAATTACATAGAGGATGATCAACTTCGTATATAAGCTGAAGTCATCCTCTTACCacaatattatcataaaatatattcatcATTATGTCTTGTGTCCCTATATCTTGTATTTTCCATCTCTAGTCGGTCTATATCCATGCTATGCAGGTTCTTGGCTGTTGCTTCAAGATCTGTTACCTTATTGTGTTCTGTGAAGGTGGATGCTTCTGTAGCTTGTCTGCTCCATTATAAACAAATAATGTCATATTGTTTCATTAAATTTTGACAAATTGGTGTTCTGCTGATTTAATATAAACATTGTTTCTTGAGTACTGGTAACAAGCTCACAACAACTTCCTTATTTAAATGTGGGTTTTCATCTGGTATTTCCATAGGTAAAAAATTGAAGATCATTTCTCCTCCTTTTCATTAGGATGGATTCTGTTAGATACAATAAATTATATGAGACCTAATAGGTGCCTGTGCTCAAAATCTTTCTCTCCAGCGTATTCTTGTTTCGGTGACAAACTACATGAATGTTAGGAAAATAGTCAATTCTTACATGAGTTTACAACTAAAAATCTTTGTGAAATTCCTGTTCTAGTTGATATTGTTGTCTCAGTCTTCCATTTTGGGTAAAGAACCTTTTTGTCGATCTAGATGAATGTAGAAGTATTTCTTCTGTTAGAACATGGATGGGTTGTACAAAATCCATTTTTATTGGTTCCCTTCATTTCCTTCACCTGTGGAGCCTAATCTCTGTATTAATATGATAGGGCATGATTATGCATCTGGTTCAATGAAAAGAATTGGTGTGGATAATCTTGTCCAACCTGTTAATTTTTTTAAAGGATGTTGGCCCCTCTTTTACATATAAATTTCTCTTCATTACTGCTctggatcctctctctctctctctctctctatatatatatatatatatatatatatacatatacatatatacatatacatatatacatatacatatacatatatacatatacatatatatatatatacatatatatatatatatatatatatacatatatacatatatatatatatatatccgtcaCTCAGTTTATATCACTTTCTTTTTCGCTTTGTTCATGTAGTCTTTTGGAGAACTTGCAGTTTCTTTTCTCTGTGTTTCATCTCATGCTGCTGTTTTTCACCTATATATATGTTGCATCTGGAGAATTATCTTATAATCTTTCCTACTGTTTATCCTATCTGCAACAGGATCCCTTCCTTTACCATGGTCCATCAGAATAAGAATTGCACTTGGAGCAGCAAAGGgtcttgcttttcttcatgaGGAAGCTGAAAGACCAGTGATATATCGTGACTTTAAATCTTCTAATATTCTGTTAGATGTGGTATGTTTTAAATGCTATATATCTACATTTTTCCTTTGGTATTGGCTCATTTCTTGCACTTCAAGCGTCCAGGATTACAATGCAAAGCTCTCAGATTTTGGGCTTGCTAAAGATGCTCCTGAAGGTGATAAAACCCATGTGTCTACCCGAGTGATGGGGACGTATGGATATGCAGCTCCAGAATATGTTATGACAGGTCAGTTtatcattgattttttttctgggttgatttatttttggaCTTTATATTAGATGTTTCACATGCAATTACATCACTGATTCTACTTGAAACAACTGATGGTTGGTTGCTACAGCATGATGCTTGAAAACTCTCTTCATTAAATCTCTCTTGTTTTTTCATTTTTGCTCAAtcattttgaataatgtttatagaATGCCATTTTTAGGGAATATGTTATCAACATTGTTATCCTTTTAATAAATTTTCACTGCTTTATCCACGGTTTGGATAGTTCATCTTCTGATCACTACAGAAGTAGGCCGTACAGATCGTCCATTGTACACTCATCTCTAGATTACGTATCATCTTGTTGCTCcatttttgtttcttgaaatatattttaaaacttCCACCGAATTTTTGTAAATGGCAACACTGAGGATTAATATGTAAGCCTGGTCCTGGAAGGTAATATAGTCATTTGGATGGAAAAAATAAACTCCCTAGGCATATTCTTTGCCTTGGACTTGCAGTCACCTGCATTCCCTTTCTAATTTGTATTTTTAAATCTTATCGTAGATCTGTGACAAACAATAATTGTCGATTGACTCTAGCGTGCTACTTATTTTATATGCTTTTAATGATTTGGAAGAAAACATAGATAAAGTAAGTTCCCATTAGATATCAGCAGATGTGAAATAATAGTTTAATATGCATGAGAACACGTTCAGCAGGTATCGTGAGTATAATTCAAAGATTCGTAGTTGGCCTCCAGAACTAATTGAGGAGATTATTTGGTAGACTTTTTGTGTGGACGGAGAAATGTTGGTCACCTTGTGGCAGAAGATTTAGCATTCACATATACTaccatgttccatttgtcatcatGCCCCTTTTCGAAATTGATTATAGAAGATCTTAATCCATCAAGGTTAGAATTTGTTTCCATTCTCAAACTAGAAATATGCCTACTTGTGTGGCAAGTTCTCTATTCAATACCATATCCTTCAATTGAAGAAACAGCGGTGGTTATCTGGAATTACTTTCATGTTGATTTTAGTAagatattttttacttttataaatgTTTGTGGCTTCTCATACCCGTTTAAGATAATACACATACATTTAGGTATGAATCTTCAATGATTGAGTGATCTATATCAGTATTTTTATTCTTGCTTCAACATTCTGGATATTATCCTTGACTATCCTTGTTTGTTTGCAGGGCATTTGACATCAAAGAGTGATGTCTACAGCTTTGGAGTGGTGCTGCTTGAAATGATGACAGGTCGAAGGTCCATGGACAAAAACCGGCCGAATGGAGAGCACAACCTGGTGGAGTGGGCACGTCCCCACCTCGGAGAAAGACGGCGCTTTTACAGACTCATAGATCCACGTTTGGAAGGCAACTTCTCTGTGAAAGGTGCCCAGAAAGTATCCCAACTTGCGTATGCATGCCTCAGTCGGGATTCCAAGGCAAGGCCGATGATGAGCGAGGTTGTGGAAGCCCTCAAACCACTTGTTAGCCTTAAAGACATGGCCAGCTCTTCCTACTTCTTCCAGACCATGCAAACAGAACGAGCCATGGCACATTCCAACAGCCTGGGTGCGAGAAATGGATCGAAGCTGCAGGGTTCCTTCGGAAGGAATGGCCAACAGCCAATGAGGAGCCTTTCACATGGTGCACATGCTTCTTCATACCACCAATCTCCAAAGCCTAGCGGGCGATAACCATGAATGGATCAGTTGTCATTTCTACTCGAGGAAATAGATCGGGCTGGCCACCGGTGAGTTTAAGGACTTTGTGGAGTCTGATGGGCTGTCGTGAATGGAAGTTTTACGAGGGTATTTCTGTTGGTACCACCCTTTGTTTTCTGAAATATAACTGTGATGAATATTGACAGTTGATGCCGACCTCATACGGTCCATCAATCATCTGTCGTGGTTGTTATATAGTTGAATGGACTCAGAGGTAGTCTTTAGAATGCATGCTCGAAGAATCTTGGGATATCAGGGGGGCTGGTAGTGGTCGTCTTTGGGATCTTTTCTATTCCGCGAAATCGGAGTGACAGTGTGTGAAGAGCTTGAAGCATGAGAAGCACATTTTGGAACTCTCAGGGGCCACCTTTCTACGTCAACAGAGTATGAGTTGCTGTTGTTTTCTGGTTGGTGATTCCTCTGGTTTGGAGTCTTCATTTGATGTGAGCTTAAAAGTTCATCGAATTACTACTACAGGATTGCAAGTGGTTCGTCATCTGCGCATTGTTTCTCTCGTTTACAAGACAGGCGAGCACTGTAGCACCGTGATGATCAAAAGAAGTGAAGGTAAAAATAAAAATCGGAAGAAAGCTTGTCTGTTTTATTGATGTCATGTTGTTAATATGGTTTAATAGAAACCAATGAAGAAGCTAAATCGTCGTGATGATAATGGTTTGCTAAATATGCTAGTTGTTTTATCGATAGAGTTCATTGAGCAAAGTTGAAAATGACAATCGTTCTCGTTATGAGCGATTTGAATGCCGCTTGAGCTATCATGATAGAGTTGTGTTGGAGGTTGAAATAAGACCCCTAAATCTTAGAAGTAACCAACATAATCAAAGTAATTCGGCTAGAATATCAACAAGGGCATAATCAAAGTTAATAACATCTAAGTATACACGAAGTATTAAAAATGTCTTAAAGTTATAAAGTCTAGCCCATTAAAAATTATTCCTTTTCTTCTTATAAGCATTTTTGGTTTATCATTGGGGCATTGGTTCTTATGTTTAATCTTACAACAAACGCAAGCACCGTAGCACCGTGATGACGGTGATCTCCAAATTGCTACaaagattttgaattattttattataagagcACATGATTCTGTATGATTCGGATTCTATAATTTAAGATTATGTTATCCTATCTAAGATATATTGTGAATATGATTGAATTCTAATTTTGATTATGACTTTGATGATCTTGATGGGAGaggtttttttaattatttattctaaattctatgctcttgtctataaatagataggactttCTAGGGACTATACACATATAATATGCAGATATACggatatacaaatatataaataaaaggatATGTGTAGATATTGAGAGATTCAGATATTCTCTTATCTCCCTTTAATCACATGAACCAGTCAATGAAAGATTACATATCTTATCTTATCTTCTTTTTGTTCCTAAATCCGTCGATCATAATGGCCCTGTGAAGGCTATAAAGAAAATGTGAGTCTAATTTTCTTTGCAGATCGACATCATTATATATCTCAAATCCAATGACGCTTACAGATCAAATAAAGGTTTTTTTAGAAGTATCGAATAGGCACACAACGTAATATTtagagatatattattatttgacttCAGATTTTAACATAAAAGTCTTCCAtcaaataataacatattatggTTTTTATACTTGAAATTTAGTATTAGGGCTGACTTAGTATTTAGATATGGTGAGAGGGCTCGGATAGGAAAGGGCAACCTATAGATAAAGTTAGAGGACTTGTAACAATATTAAACCACTACTGAGCTGTGCATTATATGCACCATGCTGGAGTTTGATCTATGCTATGTTGagacttgacgaggacgtcaagcccttGAGTGGGAGAGATCGTAAAATATTGATtactcccacatcgaaagtgggtgaGATTAATATTGATTTATAGGAGT
The window above is part of the Musa acuminata AAA Group cultivar baxijiao chromosome BXJ1-1, Cavendish_Baxijiao_AAA, whole genome shotgun sequence genome. Proteins encoded here:
- the LOC135678575 gene encoding serine/threonine-protein kinase PBL34-like isoform X1, whose translation is MGLGPEEAHLAAWEATKEGIGRKDRRRRRKKKKKEGSSSKREATGCWMKFRLMGGCIPSRAKVDTSISSATTQCESKSTNDGSRDQPVAPLASGSTTTSNAESSSSASKVGEDLKVASQLRKFAFNELKSATRNFRPESLLGEGGFGCVFKGWIEENGTAPVRPGTGLTVAVKTLNHDGLQGHREWLAEVNYLGELQHPNLVKLIGYCTEDDQRLLVYEFMPRGSLENHLFRRSLPLPWSIRIRIALGAAKGLAFLHEEAERPVIYRDFKSSNILLDVVCFKCYISTFFLWYWLISCTSSVQDYNAKLSDFGLAKDAPEGDKTHVSTRVMGTYGYAAPEYVMTGHLTSKSDVYSFGVVLLEMMTGRRSMDKNRPNGEHNLVEWARPHLGERRRFYRLIDPRLEGNFSVKGAQKVSQLAYACLSRDSKARPMMSEVVEALKPLVSLKDMASSSYFFQTMQTERAMAHSNSLGARNGSKLQGSFGRNGQQPMRSLSHGAHASSYHQSPKPSGR
- the LOC135678575 gene encoding serine/threonine-protein kinase PBL34-like isoform X2, giving the protein MGLGPEEAHLAAWEATKEGIGRKDRRRRRKKKKKEGSSSKREATGCWMKFRLMGGCIPSRAKVDTSISSATTQCESKSTNDGSRDQPVAPLASGSTTTSNAESSSSASKVGEDLKVASQLRKFAFNELKSATRNFRPESLLGEGGFGCVFKGWIEENGTAPVRPGTGLTVAVKTLNHDGLQGHREWLAEVNYLGELQHPNLVKLIGYCTEDDQRLLVYEFMPRGSLENHLFRRSLPLPWSIRIRIALGAAKGLAFLHEEAERPVIYRDFKSSNILLDVDYNAKLSDFGLAKDAPEGDKTHVSTRVMGTYGYAAPEYVMTGHLTSKSDVYSFGVVLLEMMTGRRSMDKNRPNGEHNLVEWARPHLGERRRFYRLIDPRLEGNFSVKGAQKVSQLAYACLSRDSKARPMMSEVVEALKPLVSLKDMASSSYFFQTMQTERAMAHSNSLGARNGSKLQGSFGRNGQQPMRSLSHGAHASSYHQSPKPSGR